TGTAATGTAAGTCTgaacaaaacatttaattaaagaTATTTGTGATctgggggcttttttgtttgtgcttttttttgccTGCATCTGATACCCAGACAGCTGACAGAGAaggcaggctggaaaagcagattttcccCTTGAACGGGAGTTATTCTAgctcttcccaagtctaatagcACTTGATTTTCTTGGTCCTAAGACCATGATACTAACCCCAACTTCCAGTTTAATGGTTTCCCTTTGTGTCCCTTCAGTCCTGTTTCCAAACAGCACGATGTCCTAACTTATCACTTTTTCTTTACTATGTGTTACAAAATAAACAATACCAGTCCTTCATTTGTAGAGAGCATCATGGGAATGCTATGCAGCCCTCTGTTAAGGATAACAGTGGCAGCCATGGCTCTCCAATCAGTGGGAAGCTGGAAGGCATCTTCTTTAGCTGCAACACTGAGTTTAACACTGGAAAACCACCCCAGGATTCACCCTATGGAAGATACAGGTATGAGATTGCAGCTGAAAAACTCTTCAACCCAAACACTAACTTGTACTTTGGAGACTTCTACTGCATGTACACAGCCTACCACTACGTCATCCTCGTGATCGCCCCGGTGGGGTCACCAGGAGATGAGTTCTGTAAGCAGCGCCTTCCCCAGCTAAATATAAAAGATAACAAATTTCTGACCTGCGATGAAGAAGACGGGGTCATGGTTTACCATCATGCCCAGGATGTTATTTTGGAAGTAATTTACACTGATCCTGTGGATCTCTCCCTTGGCACAGTTGCAGAAATTACTGGTCACCAACTAATGAGCTTGTCTACTGCAAATGCAAAGAAAGATCCCAGCTGCAAGACCTGCAATATCAGTGTTGGACGTTAAAACTTCCCTCATTCCTTAGGAGCCTTCAAACCTCTGTTGCCCATTTCCATAGTCAGACAGTTCTGTCGGAAGCATGCACATGCCGCTGTCACCAAAAGCAACTACCAGTCTTCAAAACCTCCAATAGCCTTCTTAggatttctctctccctctttcccttctgttcCCCCAATGCTTTAAATGATTAGAAGTCCTGGATTTCTTTCTGGCAACCATTTATACCTAGATGCTgcaaaaattgttttctgtttcttgccAAACATAACAAAATCCTATATAAACTgctttagcaaaataaaaataacgGCTTATAAATGGTGTTTAAATATGCGTTAATTTTAACTACTGAACAAGTACTGGGATAACTGAACAGCATGAAAGGTTGTAATTGCAGCATGATTTGAATTTCAGAGCCTAGAAATGTCAGCACTTCCAACGTGTTGTTTGACAGTGttatttatgttatttatattagctaactgaaaacagaaactgtGTCTCgacataataaatataatagaaaaatattttatttgtactGTTGTATAAAATATTATACAATCATATAGAATATATAGATTACATTTTAATATCAATTGTATACATGTCATTAAATCATTTTCCCTTATCAAAGATGTAGTTTGTAAACTTCAAATAGCTCTGTATCTGTTCCTGTTGCTCTAGATgactttaattaaaacagatttaTGAAGACCATTTCTGATTCATAAAAGTTAagttataaattattaaatcagTACACTGAAACAACAAACggctgcaaaataaaaaattcctttttttagtgttcatattttttcctccatactACTTGAAGATGTGTACATCTTCCAAATCATGCCATTACATACTAGATAAATACAAACACGGTCGGTACATAATAGGCTTTATAAAATCAAAATCTTCTTACCAAGATAAAAAACAGATTGCTTATACTATGTGGTCAATACAAAATGATAGGTAAAGCAAAACACTAAACATGATTCAACTGGTTCCagtccctttctttttttctttaagtaatTCTTCCCTCCTTTCTGTCTGGGGTAGGAATTTCCCAGAatctctgtttttcatttctagTACAAAACCTGCTGATAATCTTTCTATTACTAGTCCACTTTTCACACCAATGGCCTATCACAAACAGTGACAATACTCCTTAATATTACAAAGTGTGGTGCTTTGAAAGTTAAGAAAGATGCGTAACTCTaatggaaaaataactttttataaCCTTATTTTCAGTAAACAAGAAGTCTAGCAGTCCTCATCAGATAACTGTGACACTCACTTATATACCATGTACTTTAGCTATCCAAAATATCTTAGCATAATGCAGTAATCTAGTcctgtttttatatatatatgtggcAATTTATAACACAAGAAGTACTTCAACATTTTACAAAGTGCATGCGTTTAAACGAGCTTTGGTAGTTAGAGAAGCGAATGTTATAGCATCAGGCAAACCAAAGTGCAAAGGTCAATAGAGAAATCAAAATTAGCATGTAGTTGATCTATTTACTGACTTCTAAATTCTGTGAGCCAGGTCCTGTGAACTAGTGAAAAGGACAGCAGCCAGTACATTTGTTCCATCTTTTCTCAGCAGCCTGTAGCTGGTTCATTTTGCCAAGCACTTTCCCTTATTCCTGTAACACCACCAGTTCCATTTGGCCGTCTCGTTCTGGCCTTTTCTTCCATAAGCAGCatcactctgctctgctcccagccctggcactgcttcTTCCCATACACCTTTCTTTGAAGCCACTGGAATTGAATGGCAACTCTGTCTTGACAGCTAGAGTATGTTCTGAGTGTTTCCTTCACTCACTCaaattcatttcttttaatCTAGTGAATCAGCACCTTAACAGCCAACATTACTAATTAATTATAACGCATGTTAATTCTGGAAACAAACGTGTGGCACTTTAGCATGTACTAAAAACCTGCAGAACATTTCCTCACACTTTTAGAGCAGGTCAAACTGAGAATCTACATTACTTCAACatccttttaatttcttaacATTCTCACAGTGCACTTCAAGgctttttctaaaggaaaaatatatactATATTCCACTCACCCGTGCTTAATATCCTTGCATATTGCTGTCCTCTCTCATCACAGCTATTATAATTGGTAAAGTGCATCAAAAATCTCAGTGTGTCAAATAATCGTGCAGCAGACCAAGACCtgtaaaattactttctctttttcattacttgtttgcttggatttttttttttccctagagaACAACGTCACAGCATTGCATTCACTTCAAATCGTTTTGGAAATATCATGCTTACTGATGAGAACCTCCAGGAGCCTGATTTTGGCTTTTGTGTGCTTGTATTCAGAGTATTCCTCAGCCATGGGCACCCGATCTTCTTTCTGAGGACTCCTACGAAGagcaaataaaagcattttatcaCTTTTTATGAGTAATAAGAGAAACagtcttaaaaattaattcttcaaCAACTGATGAGGATTGaggtttttttactgtaaatgaCTAAGATAATTTGACAGGACCAAAAAGCTCtaatatacagaaataaaatcatatttaaaatactgaattttcatATATGAGACAACTTTCTTCACAGCTGTGGAAGCATAATTACTTGATTCTCAAATATGCAGAGAAGTCATAATagtgctttttaaaactgttaCCAGTTACCACTGTTACCAGTGCCCATATAGATCATGGTTTTCAATTGCTaaatgaagaggaggaaaaacagagtgaaaaataGCCAGTATTTAATtctgggtaaaaaaaaaccagtggcTTCTGGTTTTAAAATCTGGCTGTTTAAAAATGGCCCAACTGCCAAGTCTATTCCCTGCAGAGTGACATCCTCAGAAAGAGACTTTTAGCAGCCTCCCTTGAGCTCAGGAATATCCTGTGCTGAGGTGGGTATGAACCCATTGCAGGCATGTCCTGGAAGATCCCCAAATCCTGGCTTTCCTCATGGATGACCACATCTTGAAGGAACTAAGCAGAGACATAGATGGACATCTCCAGAGACCAGACATCTCCAGCCCTTGGGTACAGCCCCTTTGGTCTGCCCACCCTCAAGGAGACCCAAAGGGGACAAGGAGAGGGCTCTGCTGAGTTACCTTCCTGTCTGTTTGTAGAACTGCTCTTCAAACTCTCGAAGAGCCTTGCGAAGTCTCTTCTTATCAGCTCTTGTTTCTCTGAGATGTTCGAGTAGAACTGGCCTGTGAAACAGAGACAGGAACATGAAACCCCCTTGTGCTTGGCAGGGTTGTAAAGCCCTGGATTTGAGCTTCTGCTCTGGGCCCTTGGCAGGCACTGACCAGAGCCCCAAGACATTCCATCACACTCCATACACAGTTGTACTCCTTCCCTCTTACTGGTACTGCAGCTAATAAAGGGAAGGCAGAGACTCTGGTCAATGGAAGAGAAGAAGCATTCAGGACTGAGCCTTACTGCTGGCCTAAATTCCCAGTGAAATTAATGGAGTTGACAGGGCTCAGTATCTCACAGGAGGAAATGGCTGAATTACAGTCAACATGCAAGCCCTGCTTCTATTTGCAGCTGTTCCCAATCATTACTGTGATGCACTTGAAATGGTAGTGGTACCCAGAAGCATAATTTTTGGAGGCCGTGTTTTAGCTAGTGTTCAGAGAATAAGGGTTTAAGCAGAGAGAGAATTCTGTTATGACATTTGCtcctggtaatttttttttattaatgacaaaatgcacagaaatatcTTCCCAGCATTTATGAGCAAACTACTGTGCACATAGTTGAGTTACATAGAAATCTTAAGTACTTTTTATTTGATCTCTATAGTGTTAGAGTCTAGTTAGCTTCATTTATGCATCTAAGACCTCCCAatcaaaacacaaaagaaaaataccatcCCCTAAGGTATGAGAACATCTGTTCCTGGAAGGCACAGTCTTCAACAGGttacctttcttttcctgaagacAAAAAGTTGGCACAAAGTTGTTTGAATAAACAGTTCAAACCACCAGTCTGCTGCCCAAACAATGaatctcctctgcctcctctctcCCATAAAAAAGCACTGAATCACTCCTTTGCTATAGAATATACCTATGCAACAGGTATGGCTCATATTTCTCTTACAGGCTCATATTTCACTTACAAAGTCTacaggaaatgttttaaaacattcagggggaaaaaagagagaacttACATTGTTGCCTCATGTAAATTGGACATTGACAAGGCTGTTTGTCTGTAAACTTTCTTTTCATCCAGAGGTGAAATATGTGCAGGCTCACTCTCCTCCTGTGAGTAACACAGGTGCTCTTCAACAGGGAAGCAAGACATTGGGCCAGATGATAACTCATGGCTGCTTTGAGAATGGTCTTCATCTGagtcttcctcctcctgcttgggaaatgaaaaacattatCAAATTAATTGTTTAAACTACAATGCTTCCAGTTATAGGCTGACAACATAAAGAATCAGGATCTGACTTCCTGGATGTATTCAAAACAGAACACACATATTGAAAGGTTTACCAGGTCTACCTGAGGTTGTTCATGAAAGCACTCCTGGGGTCACTGGGTTACTGTACATTGCCTACCAGGAGTAAAAAGGACAGAagctggccctgctcccaggtATCTCCAGCCAGCAATTTATTTCTGTCTGCCCAAAAGCCTTTACACGTAGCAAAGATTTAACTAACATTCTGCATTTTGTAAGCAGCGCAGTCTGTCTGGAACTTCTACTCCTCTTATATACACATCTCCTGTGTGTATATTATATCCAGATGTTTTGATTGTAGAAAGAGTTGGAGGGAGAGATTCCACAGTTTTATAGCAACTACTGTTAACGACTAAAGTAGACTGATATTGGTGACTTGCTCACATTCAACCATCCTCAGACAAAAAGCTGAGCTATTGAAACTAAGGCTTAAACATAAAAACTCCACAGGGCAAGCTCCCAGCAAGTAACACTTAGGGggaatttcagtgaaatttttcaATGAAATACCTGCATGCAAGTATGCCAAGTTTTACACtgtgatttttcaaagaaatgtaAAGTTACACTGCCATCTAACAagacaataatattttttttaattgacctCGCTTCAACTACTATTAGATTAGTATTTTTGGTAGACATGCTAATTAACTTCCACTGTCTTCTCTCACTATGAGACCAGTACTGTTCCATTGCACCAATATATTATTAAAGTACTACAAATTTCATATATGTGCTACATGATTGATAAAAGCATTGTTGATAGGATATAAAAGTTAGGTATAGTGACAGCAGGGTCCTTCATGGAAAGAGAGAAGTTTCCTCCTGTGTTGCAGATATTTTCCACAATGGAAAATTAATGTCAGCATTTGCTGTCTTACCCAGCCCACTGAAGTTCTTGCCTCAGAAACTGCTGCTGGACATTGGAACCTCTAGCATGCATAGAACTTGAATTTTACAGAGCATTTTGAAGTATCAACACCCTGTATTAACCAAcaagcaggtttttttggtaTCAGTAGTTCTATTGTTGCTAAATGGACATACAGGTACAAATCAAACACAGCATTTTGTATGTTTCCTTGACAAAGGATTAATTCTTTCCAACTTACAATTGTTGTGATCAAAGATGGAGCAGCCAGAAGTTTCTTGATAATTCTATATCTGTCGTAAAGAGGTTTCATGAGACTCTTTTCTTGCTTAGCTACCTAAAGAGAAATCATAAGAGAACATAGccctcaaaaattaaaaaaaataaaaagtaaatttaaaagttCTCATTTTCTCCTGTAAAGCTGAGAAGGGTAGAAGAGTATGAGCAGATGTGTATTTTGCTTCAATAGATATTCCATGGGAACTCTATTTTAATCAATGCaatttctaaaaatgaaaatga
This region of Vidua macroura isolate BioBank_ID:100142 chromosome 8, ASM2450914v1, whole genome shotgun sequence genomic DNA includes:
- the PHYHIPL gene encoding phytanoyl-CoA hydroxylase-interacting protein-like isoform X2, which translates into the protein MEELPVPHNIKISNITCDSFKISWDMDSKSKDRITHYFIDLNKKENKNSNKFKHKDVPTKLVAKAVPLPMTVRGHWFLSPRTEYTVAVQTASKQVDGDYVVSEWSEIIEFCTADYSKVHLTQLLEKAEVIAGRMLKLSVFYRNQHKEYFDYIREHHGNAMQPSVKDNSGSHGSPISGKLEGIFFSCNTEFNTGKPPQDSPYGRYRYEIAAEKLFNPNTNLYFGDFYCMYTAYHYVILVIAPVGSPGDEFCKQRLPQLNIKDNKFLTCDEEDGVMVYHHAQDVILEVIYTDPVDLSLGTVAEITGHQLMSLSTANAKKDPSCKTCNISVGR